A single genomic interval of Electrophorus electricus isolate fEleEle1 chromosome 4, fEleEle1.pri, whole genome shotgun sequence harbors:
- the selenot1b gene encoding thioredoxin reductase-like selenoprotein T1b, with product MVKRWLSLLFVCVLSLYHVAADNGSVKKLKMQYTTGPLLKFQICISUGYKRVFEEYTRVLSQRYPDIRIEGENYLPRPIYRHIASFLSIFKLAVICLIILGKDPFTFFRMETPGIWVWGQENKIYACMMVFFLSNMIENQCMSTGAFEISLNDVPVWSKLESGHLPSMQQLVQILENELKLNAHMDTLPLQRS from the exons ATGGTGAAACGGTGGTTGTCGCTTTTATTTGTCTGCGTACTCTCCTTGTACCACGTTGCAGCCGATAACGGCAGTGTTAAAAAGCTGAAAATGCAGTACACCACAGGACCTCTTCTCAAATTCCAGATTTG CATATCCTGAGGATACAAGCGGGTGTTCGAGGAGTACACTCGGGTTCTAAGCCAGAGGTACCCAGACATCCGCATCGAAGGGGAGAACTACCTGCCCCGACCAATATACAG ACACATTGCTTCTTTCCTCTCCATATTTAAGCTTGCTGTGATTTGCCTTATTATTCTGGGAAAAGACCCTTTTACATTCTTCAGGATGGAGACCCCTGGAATTTGGGTTTGGGGTCAGGAGAACAAG ATATATGCCTGTATGATGGTCTTCTTCCTCAGCAACATGATTGAAAATCAGTGCATGTCAACTGGCGCCTTCGAAATATCGCTGAATG atgtgcCTGTTTGGTCCAAGCTGGAGTCAGGCCACCTGCCTTCCATGCAGCAGCTGGTTCAGATCCTGGAGAATGAGCTGAAGCTGAATGCACACATGGACACGCTGCCCCTCCAGCGTTCCTAA
- the tsen34 gene encoding tRNA-splicing endonuclease subunit Sen34 isoform X1, giving the protein MDWTTTQLVGKSLPNGQDVKCRDRESAITKTDQGNAAKDRTIQISICGSTPLLWRSVDIKQSRDEVGVIGTLIGSLARQPRQNNRLGRPLEILKEEARLLLETGEATDVRHPDKSKKVSESGESHLNAVQLYQARLDRSYEEQCSLALEEKKAVLHRVMDEKQNNHTGNEGPERAVRERLCSLEKSFSFPRSAMAVQLCTARAGFSHCPEELAFLAADWPEPRDKHSEARFRVYKDLRRKGFYLTAAGKFGGDYLVYPGDPLRFHAHFIALCMPMDESSPLSDILTIARLGSNVKKTVLLCSPRDPSDSQVEGDVVYSSLQWSGMV; this is encoded by the exons ATGGACTGGACCACGACACAGCTTGTAGGCAAATCTCTGCCTAACGGACAAGATGTAAAGTGCAGAGACCGTGAGAGTGCCATAACAAAAACGGATCAAGGAAATGCAGCCAAGGATCGGACAATTCAAATTAGCATTTGCGGATCCACACCGCTGCTCTGGAGGTCGGTCGATATTAAACAGTCTAGGGACGAGGTCGGGGTGATCGGGACCCTGATAGGTTCACTTGCCAGACAGCCAAGGCAAAACAATAGATTAGGAAGACCCCTGGAAATACTTAAGGAAGAAGCTCGTCTCTTGTTGGAGACGGGAGAGGCTACCGATGTACGGCATCCGGACAAGAGCAAGAAG GTGTCTGAAAGTGGAGAGAGTCATCTGAATGCTGTTCAACTTTACCAGGCTAGACTAGACCGCAGCTATGAAGAACAATGCAGTCTGGCTCTGGAAGAGAAGAAAGCAGTGCTGCATAGAGTGATGGATGAGAAACAGAATA ACCATACAGGTAACGAGGGTCCAGAAAGAGCCGTGAGAGAGCGCCTTTGCTCCCTGGAAAAAAGCTTCTCGTTCCCCCGTTCCGCCATGGCTGTTCAACTTTGTACCGCACGTGCTGGCTTCAGTCACTGCCCCGAAGAACTTGCTTTCTTAGCTGCTGATTGGCCAGAGCCTAGAGACAAGCACTCAGAGGCGAGATTCCGGGTGTATAAGGACCTGAGGAGGAAGGGCTTCTACCTAACCGCAGCAGGGAAGTTTGGGGGAGATTACCTGGTGTATCCAG GTGATCCACTTCGTTTTCATGCCCACTTCATTGCGTTGTGCATGCCTATGGATGAGTCATCTCCCCTCAGTGATATTCTTACTATAGCACGGCTTGGTTCCAATGTGAAGAAAActgtgctgctgtgctcccCACGGGATCCCAGTGACAGCCAAGTAGAGGGGGATGTTGTGTATTCATCTCTACAGTGGAGTGGAATGGTATAG
- the tsen34 gene encoding tRNA-splicing endonuclease subunit Sen34 isoform X2 — MDWTTTQLVGKSLPNGQDVKCRDRESAITKTDQGNAAKDRTIQISICGSTPLLWRSVDIKQSRDEVGVIGTLIGSLARQPRQNNRLGRPLEILKEEARLLLETGEATDVRHPDKSKKVSESGESHLNAVQLYQARLDRSYEEQCSLALEEKKAVLHRVMDEKQNSNEGPERAVRERLCSLEKSFSFPRSAMAVQLCTARAGFSHCPEELAFLAADWPEPRDKHSEARFRVYKDLRRKGFYLTAAGKFGGDYLVYPGDPLRFHAHFIALCMPMDESSPLSDILTIARLGSNVKKTVLLCSPRDPSDSQVEGDVVYSSLQWSGMV; from the exons ATGGACTGGACCACGACACAGCTTGTAGGCAAATCTCTGCCTAACGGACAAGATGTAAAGTGCAGAGACCGTGAGAGTGCCATAACAAAAACGGATCAAGGAAATGCAGCCAAGGATCGGACAATTCAAATTAGCATTTGCGGATCCACACCGCTGCTCTGGAGGTCGGTCGATATTAAACAGTCTAGGGACGAGGTCGGGGTGATCGGGACCCTGATAGGTTCACTTGCCAGACAGCCAAGGCAAAACAATAGATTAGGAAGACCCCTGGAAATACTTAAGGAAGAAGCTCGTCTCTTGTTGGAGACGGGAGAGGCTACCGATGTACGGCATCCGGACAAGAGCAAGAAG GTGTCTGAAAGTGGAGAGAGTCATCTGAATGCTGTTCAACTTTACCAGGCTAGACTAGACCGCAGCTATGAAGAACAATGCAGTCTGGCTCTGGAAGAGAAGAAAGCAGTGCTGCATAGAGTGATGGATGAGAAACAGAATA GTAACGAGGGTCCAGAAAGAGCCGTGAGAGAGCGCCTTTGCTCCCTGGAAAAAAGCTTCTCGTTCCCCCGTTCCGCCATGGCTGTTCAACTTTGTACCGCACGTGCTGGCTTCAGTCACTGCCCCGAAGAACTTGCTTTCTTAGCTGCTGATTGGCCAGAGCCTAGAGACAAGCACTCAGAGGCGAGATTCCGGGTGTATAAGGACCTGAGGAGGAAGGGCTTCTACCTAACCGCAGCAGGGAAGTTTGGGGGAGATTACCTGGTGTATCCAG GTGATCCACTTCGTTTTCATGCCCACTTCATTGCGTTGTGCATGCCTATGGATGAGTCATCTCCCCTCAGTGATATTCTTACTATAGCACGGCTTGGTTCCAATGTGAAGAAAActgtgctgctgtgctcccCACGGGATCCCAGTGACAGCCAAGTAGAGGGGGATGTTGTGTATTCATCTCTACAGTGGAGTGGAATGGTATAG
- the LOC113577457 gene encoding zinc transporter 1 → MERSVLRFSKAHTCLLAFTSALLLCEIVVGRLCKSLINTVDSFHTLSVLVRIMLHPSLIRAGACVTSTPGPNACADPRERAQQRLPVRVPESARMPSPHAVLPEAAGTTPAASEGARYSVLRLRPFGALVSDLLLACLCVSFLLEILSHTLQPRPIRRPLLATVVGAVSLLFNGLMLVWRRGRGTDAGSDGSSTSPPAIQYNHFNTTKNKAHTSDSPRQSSHAEDAISHDSTGFQVSQHTFCLTGPRTEVANNNICVGCTVPSVSSRPPASGWCNQDSSRTGQQWQDIIWRTVTMIQGLLASVLVLVNGLLPLTLGPDCLPSLWGCHLLMYMDPGFSTLTVLVLLVGTLPELRRYGLVLLQACPAHVHAQELSAHVGRVSGVIAVHELHVWQLSALQLVASVHVHCLSGLGPLEYSGLLTAVTDVLKGFGLSHCTVQLEFLESASSQGQSTKTAMANSAEQTPCSLHCGEKCAKMMCCSPPQEQSCSTVPSSMDVEVKQQDIVVENTYL, encoded by the exons ATGGAAAGGTCTGTACTCCGGTTTAGCAAAGCGCACACATGCCTGCTGGCATTCACGTCTGCGCTCCTGCTGTGCGAGATCGTGGTTGGCCGTCTCTGCAAGTCTCTTATTAACACGGTGGACAGTTTTCACACCCTCTCCGTCCTCGTTCGCATAATGCTGCACCCGTCACTGATCCGTGCGGGAGCCTGTGTGACCTCGACTCCCGGTCCCAACGCGTGCGCAGACCCCCGTGAACGCGCGCAGCAGCGTCTACCCGTGAGGGTTCCTGAGTCGGCCCGTATGCCATCTCCACACGCAGTCCTACCCGAGGCTGCTGGTACCACCCCTGCTGCGTCCGAGGGGGCCCGGTACAGTGTGCTGCGCTTGCGACCCTTCGGCGCTCTCGTGTCAGATTTGCTGCTGGCCTGCCTGTGCGTCTCCTTCCTTCTCGAGATCCTCAGCCATACGCTGCAGCCGCGTCCGATAAGGCGCCCTCTCCTGGCCACAGTGGTAGGTGCGGTTAGTCTGCTGTTCAATGGACTGATGCTTGTctggaggagaggcagaggaacaGATGCAGGATCTGATGGGAGCAGCACAAGCCCACCAGCGATACAGTACAACCATTTTAATACCACAAAAAATAAAG CACACACTAGTGACTCTCCTCGTCAGTCCAGTCATGCAGAGGACGCCATCTCCCATGATTCCACTGGCTTCCAGGTATCCCAACATACCTTTTGTCTGACTGGCCCACGCACCGAGGTGGCCAATAACAACATTTGTGTAGGATGCACCG TACCATCAGTTAGCTCGAGACCTCCCGCATCAGGTTGGTGTAATCAGGATAGCAGCAGGACTGGGCAGCAGTGGCAGGACATCATTTGGCGCACCGTCACCATGATCCAGGGTCTGCTAGCTTCAGTCTTGGTTCTGGTGAATGGCCTGTTGCCGCTCACCCTCGGCCCGGATTGCCTGCCCTCTCTCTGGGGCTGCCACCTCCTCATGTACATGGACCCAGGCTTCTCCACGCTGACTGTGCTGGTGCTGCTGGTTGGGACACTCCCTGAGCTCCGGCGCTATGGCCTGGTCCTGCTCCAGGCATGCCcggcacacgtgcacgcacaggAGCTGTCCGCTCACGTGGGTCGCGTGTCGGGCGTGATAGCTGTGCACGAGCTGCACGTGTGGCAGCTCTCTGCATTGCAGCTGGTGGCATCAGTGCATGTGCACTGCCTTTCAGGGCTGGGACCACTGGAGTACTCCGGCCTCCTGACAGCAGTCACAGATGTGCTGAAAGGCTTTGGCTTGAGCCACTGCACCGTGCAGCTCGAATTTCTCGAATCTGCCTCTTCACAAGGGCAGAGCACAAAGACAGCCATGGCCAACAGTGCGGAGCAGACCCCCTGCAGTTTACACTGTGGGGAGAAGTGTGCTAAGATGATGTGCTGCTCACCTCCACAGGAGCAATCCTGCTCCACAGTACCCTCTAGCATGGACGTGGAAGTGAAGCAACAGGACATTGTCGTTGAGAACACATACTTGTAA